The genomic window CTCATTTGCATTAGTGTCCAAATGCCCATAGACATAACAGGGACTATATCAAATAAGCCagggtaacagtaataataatataaataaacagaGAACTTtctaacaataacattaaacaatctaacagacccatgattGGTCTGCGGATGGGgtgtctctacccgaaggagtctcaaagcagcttacagtcaccttacaGGATTTGCTAGGACTGCCTAGCCCTCACAATAAATAAGGTGCATATCCCCCACAATAAATACACTGAAATCACTATAAATCAGCAAGTAGCCAGACTGGTAGTtggggatttcctgcattctggactagatgacctggaggtcCCAATTCCTACATGGTGCTGCAACACTATCCTCACCGTTCTGTccactttgtgatatcctgttGGTTGGAGCAGTCACAGAGGAATAAATTAGGGGACAAAACTGCCATGAGACAAGACAGCAAGTGAGGGCgggtccttccctttcccctccccacaacagacaccctgtgaggtgggtgaggctgagagagccctgagattactgaagaagaagaagaagaagaagaagaagaagaagaagaagaagaagaagaagaagaagaattggtccttatatgctgcttttctctacctgaaggaggctcaatgtggcttccagtcgccttccctttcctctccccccaacagacaccctgtgaggtgggtgaggctgagagagccctgatatcactgcttagtcagaacagttttatcagtgctgtggtgagcccaacctGGCAGACGGCCTTGGTATTGGCTGCTGCAGCCTTGGCGATGAGGGTCACGTCAAGGGCGAGTTGAAAGGTCAGCTTGCGCTTTGAGAACAGCCAGTGCTGGGTGCGTTCATCCCGCAAGCTGCAAACCAGCCAGTCCCATATCATGACCTCtacatcagtgatccccaaccattttatctctggggaccactcaacgccttttactgaggcccagtggggggtagtttactcctctactctcaaccactgccctaacgctctctgatcgctatggtaatgtttaaacctcccttcaaaataagatacagacacaccgcaacaatgaagtgtgttgtaaagggctgggggggatgaagtaaagggccgggggggggaggcgtccttcagggcccacctccaattaattgaagggccacatgtggtccgcagcccacaggttggggattgctactctacaTAATGAAATTCGCAATGCTGGGCAGCGAGGAGTAGAGCAGCGATGAAGTCGGAGCCTGGCTCCCCTTCCTTCTGGTTCCATTGGTAGAAAGTGTTGCGTCCCGCAATCTCAGCTGGCCGCGGGTCAAAGTGATTCTGCAGCTTCCTTACGATATCGTAATCAGCTTCCCGAGGCTTGATCGGGGCCTTAGGAGGGCAAAGGCTGCTTTGCCGCAAACGCTGAGGAGTGTGCTGCACTTTCGGGAGGCGCCAGTAATTCCGTTGGCCTCTAAAAAGCACTTTttaggcgaatgtaagccgctttgagcctcctttgtgtagagaaaagcggtgcaTTAAACCagcttttgttcttgtttttcaaGAAATGTCCCTGAGAGCGCATGTAACTTTCCTTTCTTGCGAAAAGTTGTTTGAAACTTGTTGTAAAAACCAGACTGGACTTTTATGAAACTTGGACTAGATTTACTTTGCTGTTTCTTTTAATGTCATGAGCAGCCAGAGTTCACCACACTGGATTTCTTACAATATGCCTGCCTTATGTAAGGACTctgcctataccaggggtagtcaaactgcggccctcccgatgtccgtggaccacaattcccaggagccccctgccagcgttcgctggcagggggctcctgggaattgtagtccacggacatctggagggccgcagtttgactacccctggcctacacagtAAAAACACCCACAGAATTTTTACAAGAGGTGTCACATGGAAGTTGTGTGTTTGCGGAGTGGGTGTAAATAAAGTGGAGCGATCGATGCATGCCTGGGTGGGAGGAAATGGTAGGTGATTTTTATAGTGCCTCAGGATGGAgtgtcatcctccccccccccccccaagtcaggaGATTGGAGGGGCCTTGGGGGGCAGAATGCTCAGGCCACAGATTCGGGCTGGGCTGTCACAATGGCAACAGGGAAAGTCTGGCAACCTGGACTGGCAGGTTGAAGAGAAAGCGGAACAAGGAGCAAATGGTCATTATGGCAGAGCTATTACAAGGCAGTGGTTGGAATATCACGCTGGGGAGCCCTGGGTTCATATCCGCACTaagtcatgtggctgggcccctGGCGGTGTCACTCGGCCCGCCCTAATCCCCTGGTTACTGAGAGGAACCGATTGTGGGGGACAAGAACTATGCCAGCCACACAAACTCCATGAATGAAGGGGAGAGATGACACTAAAACCCATCAATCTCAAATTAATTCCtcagcaggtggtgggttcttcatctttggaaatttttaagcagaggctggatagccatctgacagagaggctgattctgtgaaggttcaagggggtggcaggggacattggaggagcgatagggttgtgggtgtcctgcatagtgcaggggattggactagatgacccaggaggtccctcccaattctgtgattctgtgtttcagtgattctatgaattaatacAGCTCATTGTGTCCTCTTTCTGGGTGTACTCATTGTGTCCCTCTCACAATAggtgttttctttttgaatatgTCCACTTTTGTGCAAGTCATTTTTTGAACACATTCTCTCCTTATgtgaaactagcttcaaagcccgttcctaagcaTGGGCCTTGAAAGcatcttaaggtggctttgggcgtcAGCTTGCAGCTAGAGCAagcggggtgggtgggcagctcgctagcagggccgggacagagctcgttagcaggcagtcagcaggctgggaggccctagtccgcaggccctgcttagcaggccaagaggccctcgttagcaaacctcccaccacgaccctttgccctggGCCCTCTCCCTGTgcctgctgctgtctccaggtactgaggcatctgagagcaaagaggatagagtccagggacagagggcgggagctgcagtgacagggtcaatcagggcaaagctggctgcaccctgattggccctattccaacttggacagccagacatgtcccaccccctaggctgtttcacaaatatatagaggaacaacaatggataaggatgtttaaTAGCCATATTGTTTAATAGCCCCATAAGCTTTTATCAGCATTTCGTACTAATTCTTCCCAAATCTCGCAAAAATTTATGCTGCTTAGAAGTCTTCGTTCCACAGAATATTGTTGTTGACGTAGCATCAGTTGTTCTGCTCTAGCAGACCCTAAATTGCTCTCAGAACTAAAACTGTGTTCCCTGGGACCCTTTGCCCACCTCTAATGCTGGGTGTTCATTTCTACATTCATCAAAAATAGGCATGCTGTTTCCATCGCTCCTTTAATCTTGAGTTAATTTTGACATCAGAGTGATACACAACTAATCAGCATTAAATTTTACTGACACAAAGTTCGGGCGCACTTCTGAGGAATGTCATCTTCTTAACTGTCCTCTCAGTGCTGAACCATAGAGAGGAGAACATGCTGCGTCTAGAAGTCCAGGGAACCacctcttcccctttctctcgTTAGCCGGATGTCAAGATCTCGAAGTTGACTCAGAAAGCCAGAGTTTGGGCAGACCCCTCTGTGCTGCCGGATGGTGTTCAGGGCATCCACAAGGGTCTTATTCTCACAGATCATCAAGAAGGCAAGCACAAGGGTGGCAGAGCGGCTTATCCCCATGGCGCAGTGGACTAGAACTTTCCCTGCAGGTTCAAAAAAAGAAGGATtgattggagggggggagtgatgCAGGGGATGATGACAAATTTCTGAGGATCATTCAATaaatggaaattattattattattattattattattattattattatttatttgatttgtatgaccgccgctctcggaaaccggctcgcggcggttcacaacattttaatacaaatacaatatattaaccattaaaattccccattaaaaccccattaaaaccccattaaaacaatgactaagtcacaatgatggcgattaaaactattcccgtacaggcccactggatgagcagaagggaacagaggataattgggcataggatggaacactctggggaaccaggtcagtttagtactggcctcccccctccggggagaggggtccgatcttagccccgggccatcacccggccttagacaaacgcctggcggaagagctccgttttgcaggctctgcggaactcagagagctccgacagggcccgcagctcttcagggagctcattccaccaggtaggggccaggaccgaaaaggccctggcccttgtcgaggccaggcgtgcctcccggggtcttCAGATAGCCTTTGTTCTATATTGGAAAAGAGATCTCTCTTCtctgtattaagaaatgctgTCTGCTTTATGACCTTTCACCTTGTAACatatgggtttgtttgtttgtttgttttacgaAGTTGGGCAACTTGCAAATACTCAGGAATATTTTGACTAAAACTAAGGGTTGCtttaactttatttatttctaataataaagcagagcctcttgtggcgcagagtggtaaggcagcgacatgctatctgaagctctgcccatgaggctgggagttcgatcccagcagccggctcaaggttgactcagccttccatccttccgaggtcggtaaaatgagtacccagcttgcttgttggggggtaaacggtaatgactggggaaggcactggcaaaccaccccgtattgagtctgccatgaaaacgctggagggcgtcaccccaagggtcagacatgacccagtgcttgcacagggaatacctttaccattacctaaTAATAAAGCAGCGCTTAGCAGAAATAGGGAGAAATATGCTCAGTTTAATGTAAACCTGAAGGCTGAGTGCTGACAGGGTAACCCTTGCCATGTCAGAGGATGACATCAGGGCTCCAGAGCtagcctggagattttttttggggggtgaacaTGGAGGGAGGGGAATAGTGGCCTTGGTCCAGCCATCCTCCAAGGTGTAAATATACATATGTAATCCTTTGTTCTTTGCACAGGTTCTTTTTGGTCTCTATGTCTGTTTCTTCTGCAGCTAAATATGAGCATGGAAATGGTTTCTCAGTCTGGCATATTTTGGGCTAACATCACAAAAGACCCTGATAGGCCTGCAGGACCTCCAGGCTATCGGCATCATACCTATGCTtataggcttgccagctccaggttgggaaatgcatggagatttagaggtggggggagagcctCAGGACAgcagaatttgggaagggggggggcttcagtaatgccatacagcccacctcccaaagcagccattttggccggggaaactgatctctgtcacctggaaatctcaGTAGatttccagctgccacctggagtttgacaATGCTGTATTTTCATGTCAGGGTGAAACCTGGTTAATGTTAAGATTTACGGATCAGTCAAAATTATATGAGGCACGGGGGTTTTAATGAAAATATCATTAACCTCCCCCATTGTGGTTGTTCTTAAAACACACTACTTTAAAACAACACCTGGGCATTGATTGAAGGCAGCCAGTTGGTTATTCTGACATTTAGTGATGAATGTCAGAATCTCCTGACATTTTCACTTAGCCTGTTCAAATCTTGTGACTCACCAGCTTATGTCAATATGTATTCATCTAGCTGCCTCGTAACTGAGCAGCACATCTCAGTCAGCCAGGAAGTCCAGGCAGATAAGGTGagatagaaacattttaaataatgcgTGGGAGTGGCCCACATATTATTTTAACCCTGTAAAGTAATatgaaaatcatagaataatagaggttaagtgtccatagaggccatctagtcccaccccttgctcggtgcaggatcagcgtcaagcatccaggataaggatctgtccagctgctgcttgaagactgccagtgaggaggagctccccacctcctgaggcagcccattccatggctgaactagactcatagaatcctagagtgggaaggggccatccaggccatctagtcccaccccctgctcaatgcaggatcagcctgaagcatccaggagaaggatctgtccagccgctgcttgaagacttccagggagggggatctccccacctctttaggcagccccttccactgctgaactattctgaggcccattccacacatgttggatagtgcactttcagtgtgcttatGCTGCTGGATTTTCCGGTGTAAAGcagtaaaatctacttctaaagtgcattgaaagtgcattatccaatatgtgcagaatgggcctgactgtgaggaattttttcctgatatctagctggttccATTCTACATAtaacttaaacccattactgcgggtcctatcctctgatgccaacaggatccgacagcaattattttatttagtttttttttcttttgagataTTTTGGAATGTGCTAAAAAGAtgatttctttgttctttttcaatAAATGGTTTGTTTCGTTACATTTTTATCAGTTGatcttttaatgttaattatGGTTTTTAtttcctggtttgtttgtttttttaacaagaaATTAAGTGTTCTCCCCACCCGTCCCTCTTTCCCTGAAAGCcacctccccttttcctgcttcctggtcTTGTTCCCCTCTACCAGCCCATCTACCTTGTCTTCaactctgtctccttcctttcccgctggcagcctctccctgggaaaCCTCTGGCCGAGTTATGCCGTTCCAGTGGCTAGAGCCAATAGCACAGAGCCAGCTGGGCTAGGCCAGGCCCACTTGCATGGTGGCAAGCACTTGTGACAGGGACCTCATCCCCCTGCATCCCCCTCCGCATGCTATTTCCTTGTGGCAGTGCCCATGCAAAAttggggttggggaattcctgaagagtTGGGAGGCGAGGGCTTTGAGAGCGGAAGGGCCTTAtcagggtataattccatagagtcccccctccaaagctgccgtttttctccaggggaactgatctctgtaatgtgaagatgagctgtaattccaggtgatctccactAGGGTTTTGAGCTTTGGCCACCGAAGTGGCTGTTCCAGCCAAGCCAGAATGGCCGCATCGGCGGCCAAAGTGCACAATCCTAAATTCTGTACAGCCCAACCTATCTGCCTGCACTTTATCAAACACAtgtaatttcattcattcattcattcattcattcattcatttatatgccaccccccctggaggctcagggtggtttacattgaacttatgaactattcatgaaacaatctgcattgatgtccatacaataatattaataacagtggttgtaacagtatctttaaaccgctcctgcggagtggattaaataaaaggctaagggctgtttgggaggagttagggagggccctgaccaggataaaaacttggagggccctccaagtgtccatccacgGCCAAgctgccaatagggagccgcACAAAGCGTGGAttcccattggcagcttggcccgcTCGCCTGGCCGGGGACTCTGTAAGTCCTCCGGCACCACCACTCCTCCatcttccctgctcctttcccaccccggggaccctgcccattgggggggaggcaacatcgctggccgccttctcccgccgGCCTGACGACGtgggagccgcggagcgcctcccaatctgcccccctcccacttcgGATGCATGCCGCCAGCCACCGCCGCGATTACCTCACCGCCGCAGATCACGTCCTGCCCAGGAAGGCCCCACGACTGCACCTGTCGCAGAGCTGCTGCCTGCAGATGCGCCCTGCCCTTGCCGCCGGCCTGTGCTGCCAGGAGCGGCCCGCACCGCCACCCGCCGCTGCCAGCCACGCTCCCTTTGTCATCGCCAACGCCCAATCCGACCGCACCCGCCACGCCTCGCATGCCGGGCCACACTGCCACCAGTGGCTCCCGGCGCGGCCTCACGGAGCGGTGGCCCCGCCCCCACAACAGCCAGCCGCGACTAGCCACCCTGCCCGGACGAACCCAGAACCTCACCGCGCCGCATTTGAGCTGCTGCCACCGGAGCCAGCCGCCCCACAGAATCAGGTAGGCTGCCGACCGCCCGGACCACTGGACCAGGCCTCGGGTCCGGCCCCGTGACACCCAACTCCCCAGcctcactagcgcccgctgtatttgcagaccctgtggaactgtttaagctctgtcagggccctgatctcctccaggagctcattccaccaggtgggggccaggacagagaaggctctggccctggttgaggccaggcggacttctttagggccaggggccattagccggttggtgggggtggagcgcagagctcttttgggggcataggcagggaggcggtcccgcgtatggccttgaaggtaattaccagaacctttagtctgatctggaattccttTGCTTTGGCAGCTTTGCTGTGCTCATAACCACTGAGCATTTGTGGTGGAGCAGGAAACAATTGGGCAGTAAAGGATgagagctttatttattttttttaccatgGCCTGGCCTTTTCCTTCAGCTTATCTTTTCCCCTGGCCTGCTTCAAAAAGATACTGTCGCAGCTCTGACAAGCAAGGACATCGCAGCCACCTGCTTGGAGGCAGTTCCTGGCAAGCCGGGCCGAAGGAAGATCAGCTTACCCAGGGTCTCTGTGCTGCCTCCCTTCCGCGGCAGGAGAAGaaacccaaatcccacccctaAATATAGATAACAAGCAGGGGCCGATAGAGATATCTGGGCAGCCGCGATCTCTGACTGCAAAGCAGCTTTGGAAACCTGTAGATATTTTAATGTCGGTGCTGAATCCAGTATTTCAGGTCCGAAATGGATTTGCAGAGGGCTGTACTTTTGAAGCTTTGAACTGATATCCTGAGATACTGGATACGGTCAACTCGGAAAATGGACATGCATCATGTTGCCGTTTGCAATTCTAGCACTGAACATTCCAATGTCTTGGCTGGAAATGTTGGTTGTGGCATCAGTATTTTAATCTGGCATGTGAAGGAAGTACAGATTTTatgatctaggccaggggtgggcaaactgtggccctccagatgtccatggactacagttcccatgatcccctgccagctggcagaggatcatgggaattgtagtccatggacatctggagggccacagtttgcccacccctgatctaggcagtTTGGTTTGTCGCTCCTACTGTGCAGTGGCCCAACATTTGTTTCCGAAGGGAGAGGTCCCACATCGCTTGGGTCTGtctgggttattattattattaattttattattagatttattccccgccactcccttgcggttcTGGACCCAAGGACCCTTTGTACCTAAAGGAAGAATTATGTCCCATGACCAGGGTGGCCAGGTTCCTCCTCTCCACTggtggtgagtgtgtgtgtgggggtgtagggttgggaaagtcctagagacttgggagtggagcctggggaagacagggacctcagtggaatacaaggCCATGAAGCCCATGCTCTGAACCCTCAatcttctccagggtaactgatttccatggtctggagatgagctgtaattctaggagatctcaaggtcccacctggagtctagCATCCCTACCCGAGACTGAACTGGACTGACCCATTTCCTAGGCCACCAAACCCTGTATCTGTCTTTAGAAAGTTAGGCATTCTACATACAACATCCCAGCATAAAAGTTCTAAGGAATATGTTtatggataaacatctggagtaGAGGCCCATTGTTGGGCCTTagtcacaaggtatagatggagcactctgtctggggcagggaggctctggaattctggccctgctggtggacctcctgagggcccctgggtaggactagatgggccatttgATCTGttccaacacggcttctcttatgttcttacccaAACAAGGAAAATagcgtttgtgtgtgttttttttacttaatttataccatACATTTTTCTCCACTGAGGACCTTCACTGAGGAATATGTTTTGGGTATTTATTAAAATAGCTTAGTAATAACACCCCTGACATTTTATGAAAACTATAATCATGCCCTAGCCAGGGGTCTGTGGGTAAAAGGTCTACTGGATTTTCCAAAGGTACAGGCACCTGTACTGAGGGCTACTAAGCTCCAGGTGaggcatggagatctcctggaattacatctgatctgcCATGCTGGAGATAGAGCAGACCCTCCATGGCTTCACCTCCCAACTTACCACCCTGCccttctcctcatcctcttcaGGCTCTGCTCCCAAACCTCTAAGAATTCCCCAGGCAGAGGTGATAATTACCTCGAGGAGAGTTCAGTGCTGCTCGGATGTATCTAGCAGCTGGATGGAAATACGTGCTGAGATCAAAGCTTGGATCATCATCAGCTTCAACTCCATAATAGTCCACTGGCAGGTCTTTGTAGAATTTTGCCCCTGTGTCAATGTGGAACCTTCCAGCTGCTGCATTCACTATGTGGGTGATGCCCATTCGCCGAAGCTGTTCTATGTCCCGAGCAATGTATCTGTTAAAAGAGTTGTTATAGttgtttaataaaaatcaacactgccatgttgctatggagaaacaccagtacaatacagcatcccccccccccctttgggatttatgttcttttggactttatttatgtctggatggatgtctgagatgctgaacatggtccctggagcccaaaaaagtcattttgtgtaaatggttggcttaaaaacaaagttctCAGAAcactgtatgattgggagaaggcttcTCAGTCACCTgttccctcttcttttccagcTAATTTCCCACCtccgggactgtgttttgcctgcctgatcccaaaaagaccatggacactatGCAAAGCATTCCAGACACTTCCCAACACCATGTCAATCAGTGGCTTGTTTGATATTGTACCTGTGTATCAATGTTCAATGTGTAAATTTATACTATTGCTTAGCAAACTGTTTACAAATAAATTTATAATGTTGAAGCAAATACATAGTTTGTAACATTGTATTGGAAAATTTGTGCATAGTACTTGTTTTGTGT from Paroedura picta isolate Pp20150507F chromosome 7, Ppicta_v3.0, whole genome shotgun sequence includes these protein-coding regions:
- the LOC143841564 gene encoding dual specificity protein phosphatase 13B-like: MSWDPLNRDDLQRPTIRKTSSLAPNSSKSYETPALAEIQRMLWTPVPCRGNVNEVWPNLYIGDLYIARDIEQLRRMGITHIVNAAAGRFHIDTGAKFYKDLPVDYYGVEADDDPSFDLSTYFHPAARYIRAALNSPRGKVLVHCAMGISRSATLVLAFLMICENKTLVDALNTIRQHRGVCPNSGFLSQLRDLDIRLTRERGRGGSLDF